The following are from one region of the Planctomonas sp. JC2975 genome:
- a CDS encoding deoxyguanosinetriphosphate triphosphohydrolase yields the protein MAGEFGTTPNSGLSPEHPDSSRRSNHSAQPDSPAHHNYSAEQAGYTAFDRERWLPEEHSTRRSDFARDRARLLHSSALRRLAAKTQVLSPTAGLDFARNRLTHSLEVAQVGRELASSLGLDPDVVDTACLAHDIGHPPFGHNGERALSEWASDVGGFEGNAQTLRLLTRLEPKVFGADGHPYGLNLTRASLDASCKYPWPASSSVADPSGRAKFGFYADDEPAFHWLRQGAPDRVRCIEAQVMDLSDDIAYSVHDFEDAVVNGYIDVAALGARVDHDALVSSMYEWIGGEVGHDELIAAFDRLDRLDVWLDDWDGSRRAQARLKNLTSQLIGRFAVTSARATRDAYQQGSLIRFGADVVVPREIQAEIAVLKGIVATFVMSRNTRQPIYARQRTMLAELADALLRTEDANLDPGFAEDWRLATDDAARRRVVVDQVASLTDQSAIAWFERLAHS from the coding sequence GTGGCGGGTGAATTCGGCACCACTCCGAATTCCGGGCTGTCCCCGGAGCATCCCGATTCTTCGCGACGGTCGAACCATTCGGCGCAGCCCGATTCTCCTGCTCACCACAACTACTCGGCCGAACAGGCCGGCTACACGGCCTTCGATCGAGAGCGTTGGCTGCCCGAGGAACACTCGACCCGCCGCAGCGACTTCGCGCGCGACAGGGCTCGTCTGCTGCACTCCAGCGCGTTGCGACGGCTCGCGGCGAAGACCCAGGTTCTCAGCCCCACGGCCGGTCTGGACTTCGCCCGCAACAGGCTCACGCACTCCCTCGAGGTGGCACAGGTCGGCCGCGAGCTGGCCTCCAGTCTCGGACTGGATCCCGACGTGGTCGACACAGCGTGCTTGGCGCACGACATCGGGCATCCGCCCTTCGGTCACAACGGCGAGCGTGCTCTTTCGGAGTGGGCGAGCGACGTCGGGGGATTCGAGGGCAACGCGCAGACGCTGCGACTGCTGACCCGACTGGAGCCGAAGGTCTTCGGTGCGGACGGGCATCCGTACGGGCTCAACCTCACCCGTGCGAGCCTCGACGCCAGCTGCAAGTACCCGTGGCCGGCATCGTCCTCTGTCGCCGACCCGAGCGGTCGCGCCAAGTTCGGCTTCTACGCCGACGACGAGCCGGCGTTCCACTGGCTGCGCCAAGGCGCCCCGGATCGGGTGCGGTGCATCGAGGCGCAGGTCATGGACCTCTCTGACGACATCGCGTACTCCGTTCACGACTTCGAGGATGCCGTCGTGAACGGCTACATCGACGTCGCGGCACTCGGCGCACGAGTCGATCACGATGCCCTTGTGTCGTCGATGTACGAGTGGATCGGCGGCGAGGTCGGCCACGACGAGCTCATCGCCGCCTTCGACCGGCTGGATCGACTGGATGTCTGGCTCGATGACTGGGACGGCTCGCGTCGTGCGCAAGCCCGCCTGAAGAACCTGACCAGCCAGCTGATCGGGCGCTTCGCCGTGACGTCGGCACGAGCCACCAGAGACGCGTACCAGCAGGGCAGCCTCATCCGCTTCGGTGCAGACGTGGTCGTGCCGAGGGAGATCCAGGCCGAGATCGCCGTCCTGAAGGGGATCGTCGCCACCTTCGTGATGTCGCGCAACACGAGGCAGCCCATTTACGCCAGGCAGCGCACCATGCTCGCCGAGCTTGCGGACGCCCTGCTGCGCACGGAAGACGCGAACCTCGACCCGGGATTCGCCGAGGACTGGCGCCTGGCGACCGATGATGCCGCGCGCAGGCGCGTGGTCGTCGATCAGGTCGCGAGCCTCACGGACCAGTCCGCGATCGCGTGGTTCGAGCGCCTGGCCCACTCGTAG
- the dusB gene encoding tRNA dihydrouridine synthase DusB, protein MSPSATLSAEPLTAGQLAIGPLRLDAPVVLAPMAGITNTAFRRLCREFGAGLYVSEMITSRALVERTPESMRLIRHHESETPRSIQLYGVDPKTVREAVTMLVAEDRADHIDLNFGCPVPKVTRKGGGAALPWKLDLFRDIVRNAVQAAGDLPLTIKMRKGIDSDHLTYLEAGRIAEDAGVASIALHARTASEFYSGHADWSAIAKLKETVTSVPVLGNGDIWTGQDAIRMVEQTGCDGVVVGRGCLGRPWLFGDLSAAFRARAGEITEAEAAAATAHPSLGQVAAAFRRHAELLVEFFESEERGCRDIRKHVAWYFKGYPVGGELRAKLATVQSLQQLDDLLGTLDPSIAYPGEDAEGPRGRAGTPKNPALPDRWLESRSIAADQHAELAEAEVNTSGG, encoded by the coding sequence ATGTCTCCCTCCGCAACACTAAGCGCTGAACCCCTCACGGCAGGACAGCTGGCCATCGGCCCGCTGCGCCTCGACGCACCCGTGGTGCTGGCGCCCATGGCGGGGATCACGAACACGGCGTTCCGCAGGCTCTGCCGCGAGTTCGGTGCCGGGCTCTACGTGAGCGAGATGATCACCTCCCGGGCACTGGTCGAGCGTACCCCGGAGTCCATGCGGCTGATCCGGCACCACGAGAGCGAGACGCCGCGGTCCATCCAACTCTACGGCGTCGACCCGAAGACCGTGCGCGAGGCCGTCACGATGCTCGTCGCAGAAGACAGGGCCGATCACATCGACCTCAACTTCGGCTGCCCGGTTCCCAAGGTCACGCGCAAGGGCGGCGGCGCGGCGTTGCCGTGGAAGCTCGACCTGTTCCGCGACATCGTCAGGAACGCCGTCCAGGCCGCGGGGGACCTGCCGCTGACGATCAAGATGCGCAAGGGCATCGACTCCGACCACCTGACCTATCTGGAGGCCGGCCGCATCGCCGAGGATGCGGGCGTCGCATCCATCGCGCTTCACGCGCGCACGGCCTCGGAGTTCTACTCCGGCCACGCGGACTGGTCCGCCATCGCCAAGCTCAAAGAGACCGTGACGAGCGTTCCGGTGCTGGGCAACGGCGACATCTGGACCGGGCAGGACGCCATCCGCATGGTCGAGCAGACCGGATGCGACGGCGTCGTCGTCGGCCGTGGATGCCTCGGCAGGCCATGGCTCTTCGGCGACCTGTCCGCCGCCTTCCGCGCCCGTGCCGGCGAGATCACCGAGGCCGAGGCGGCCGCCGCGACAGCGCATCCGTCGCTCGGCCAGGTCGCGGCGGCGTTCCGCCGTCACGCCGAGCTGCTCGTCGAGTTCTTCGAGAGCGAAGAGCGCGGATGCCGCGACATCCGCAAGCACGTCGCGTGGTACTTCAAGGGGTATCCGGTCGGCGGAGAGTTGCGCGCCAAGCTGGCCACCGTCCAGTCGCTGCAGCAGTTGGACGATCTGCTCGGCACGCTGGATCCGTCGATCGCCTACCCGGGTGAGGATGCCGAGGGCCCGCGAGGCCGCGCCGGCACGCCCAAGAACCCCGCACTTCCCGATCGCTGGCTCGAGTCCCGCAGCATCGCGGCCGACCAGCACGCCGAGCTGGCAGAGGCAGAGGTGAACACGAGTGGCGGGTGA
- a CDS encoding YbaK/EbsC family protein gives MAQGRERVLEDAAARGVVVRIVERPKANSLHEAATLLGLEPSGIVKTLVVKRHDGDFLFALVPGGRKISWAKLRTLVGVNKLSLPDASLALDATGYERGTITPFGSTTAWPVFADSEVAGRMVAMGAGEHGYSAFVDGDALIAAFGATVADITDPE, from the coding sequence ATGGCCCAGGGACGCGAACGAGTGCTGGAGGATGCTGCGGCACGCGGCGTCGTGGTGCGGATCGTCGAGCGCCCCAAGGCGAACTCGCTGCACGAGGCAGCCACGCTCCTCGGCCTCGAGCCGTCCGGCATCGTGAAGACGCTCGTCGTCAAGCGTCACGACGGCGACTTCCTCTTCGCGCTGGTACCAGGCGGTCGCAAGATCTCGTGGGCGAAGCTGCGCACCCTTGTCGGCGTGAACAAGCTGTCGTTGCCGGACGCGTCCCTCGCGCTGGACGCCACCGGATACGAACGCGGAACGATCACGCCGTTCGGATCCACAACGGCCTGGCCGGTGTTCGCGGACTCGGAGGTGGCCGGACGCATGGTCGCCATGGGCGCGGGCGAGCACGGCTACAGCGCTTTCGTCGACGGCGATGCGCTGATAGCCGCGTTCGGTGCGACGGTGGCGGACATCACCGATCCGGAGTAG
- a CDS encoding DsbA family oxidoreductase — translation MSDPIKIDIWSDVACPWCYIGKRKFEAGAGLFAGSGEGRSVEVEYHSFELSPDTPVDFEGNEADYLAQHKGISPEQAGQMLERVSGIAQQVGLDYDFPAMQHTNTVKAHQLIHYAKAHGKQIEMKERLLKAYFTEGGHVGRIDDLADYAAEIGLDREEARGALERDEFLSAVREDQANAQEYGINGVPFFVIDGKYGVSGAQEATTFAQVLEQVWDERGSEADAAADDSVVAGA, via the coding sequence GTGAGTGATCCCATCAAGATTGACATCTGGTCCGACGTGGCCTGCCCGTGGTGCTACATCGGCAAGCGCAAGTTCGAGGCGGGGGCCGGACTCTTCGCCGGATCCGGCGAGGGCCGCAGCGTCGAGGTGGAGTATCACTCGTTCGAACTCTCGCCGGACACCCCCGTCGACTTCGAGGGCAACGAGGCCGACTACCTTGCGCAGCACAAGGGCATCAGCCCCGAGCAGGCCGGGCAGATGCTCGAGCGCGTGAGCGGCATCGCCCAGCAGGTCGGCCTGGACTACGACTTTCCTGCCATGCAGCACACGAACACCGTCAAGGCCCACCAACTGATCCACTATGCGAAGGCGCACGGCAAGCAGATCGAGATGAAGGAACGCCTGCTGAAGGCGTACTTCACCGAGGGCGGCCACGTCGGACGCATCGACGACCTCGCCGACTACGCAGCAGAGATCGGACTCGACCGCGAGGAGGCGCGTGGAGCGCTCGAGCGCGACGAGTTCCTCTCGGCAGTCCGCGAGGATCAGGCGAACGCTCAGGAGTACGGCATCAACGGAGTTCCGTTCTTCGTGATCGACGGCAAGTACGGCGTCTCCGGCGCACAGGAGGCGACGACGTTCGCACAGGTCCTCGAGCAGGTGTGGGACGAACGGGGCTCCGAAGCGGATGCTGCTGCTGACGACTCGGTCGTGGCCGGAGCATGA
- a CDS encoding AAA family ATPase, with the protein MLGPDDPLPAVRRVLVAGVTGSGKTTLARRLGAEWRLRHIEIDALFHGPQWTPRPEFLDDVREFAAEERWITEWQYWSQGTDALLAPRADLVVWLDYPYRVVRSRLIRRTLRRSILRTELWNGNVEPPIWKWFSKPEDEDILRWQTATLQKWRERMPDIERLYPHLMIVRLRHPRETKRWLHTHRSDDSLIAKPSTPESGRLH; encoded by the coding sequence GTGCTCGGTCCGGACGATCCGCTGCCCGCCGTGCGCCGCGTGCTGGTCGCCGGTGTGACCGGATCGGGAAAGACCACTCTGGCCCGCCGTCTGGGCGCCGAATGGCGGCTTCGGCACATCGAGATCGACGCGCTGTTCCATGGCCCGCAGTGGACGCCACGGCCAGAATTCCTCGACGACGTCCGTGAGTTCGCCGCCGAGGAACGCTGGATCACCGAGTGGCAGTACTGGAGTCAGGGCACCGATGCCCTCCTCGCACCACGAGCGGATCTGGTCGTCTGGCTCGACTATCCGTACCGAGTGGTCCGATCTCGACTCATCCGGAGAACGTTGCGCCGGAGCATCTTGCGGACCGAACTGTGGAACGGCAACGTCGAACCGCCCATCTGGAAGTGGTTCTCGAAGCCGGAAGACGAGGACATCCTGCGCTGGCAGACCGCGACGCTCCAGAAGTGGCGCGAGCGGATGCCGGACATCGAGCGTCTCTACCCGCATCTGATGATCGTGCGGTTGCGTCATCCGCGGGAGACGAAGCGGTGGCTCCATACTCATCGATCCGATGATTCCCTGATTGCGAAGCCATCGACGCCGGAATCCGGGCGTCTCCACTGA
- a CDS encoding alpha-L-fucosidase — protein sequence MSDSTLDWFVHDRFGLFVHWGLYSLGARHEWLMNRERIQVADYEKYARHFEPDLYDPAQWAAQAKQAGMKYVVLTTKHHEGFCLWDSKLTDYTVMNTPYGKDAVREYVEAIRSAGLKVGFYHSLIDWHHPDFPIDGHHPRRDDPNAVAQNEHRDIARYREYLHGQVRELLTEYGQIDYLFFDFSYEHSDHDEIWGGKGAAAWRSEELLALVRELQPGILVNDRLGIPGDFVTPEQYQPTAPMEVDGVRVPWEACQTINGSWGYYRDNHNDKSADMLVRMLIDGVSKNGNLLLNVGPTGRGDLDPTASATLEGIGTWMRRHSRSIYGAGPSDFTPPADVRYTQRGDRLYAHLFAWPFENLHLPGLAGKVEYAQLLNDASELGMRVIDPSLRAQNTGIGGQPEGTLTITLPVMRPAVIVPVVELFLRD from the coding sequence ATGTCCGATTCCACTCTCGACTGGTTCGTCCACGACCGGTTCGGTCTCTTCGTGCACTGGGGACTGTATTCGCTCGGCGCACGCCACGAGTGGCTGATGAACAGGGAGCGCATCCAGGTCGCGGACTACGAGAAGTACGCCCGCCACTTCGAGCCGGACCTCTACGACCCGGCACAGTGGGCTGCGCAGGCGAAGCAGGCGGGAATGAAGTACGTCGTTCTCACGACCAAGCATCACGAGGGCTTCTGCCTCTGGGACTCCAAGCTCACCGACTACACCGTGATGAACACGCCGTACGGCAAGGACGCCGTTCGCGAGTACGTCGAAGCCATTCGCTCCGCCGGCCTCAAGGTCGGCTTTTACCACTCTCTGATCGACTGGCACCACCCGGACTTCCCGATCGACGGCCACCATCCCCGTCGTGACGACCCCAACGCGGTGGCGCAGAACGAGCACCGTGACATCGCGCGCTATCGCGAGTACCTGCACGGCCAGGTACGCGAGCTTCTCACGGAGTACGGGCAGATCGACTATCTCTTCTTCGACTTCTCGTACGAGCACAGCGACCACGACGAGATCTGGGGTGGAAAGGGCGCCGCCGCCTGGCGATCGGAGGAACTGCTCGCACTGGTGCGTGAGCTCCAGCCCGGCATCCTCGTGAACGATCGACTCGGCATTCCAGGCGACTTCGTGACCCCCGAGCAGTACCAGCCCACCGCTCCGATGGAGGTCGACGGGGTGCGCGTTCCCTGGGAGGCCTGCCAGACGATCAACGGCAGCTGGGGCTACTACCGGGACAACCACAACGACAAGTCCGCCGACATGCTCGTTCGAATGCTCATCGACGGCGTCTCCAAGAACGGCAACCTGCTTCTGAACGTGGGCCCGACGGGTCGCGGAGACCTGGACCCGACGGCGTCGGCGACGCTGGAGGGTATCGGCACGTGGATGCGACGCCACTCGCGGTCCATCTACGGCGCGGGGCCGAGCGACTTCACTCCTCCTGCGGATGTCCGCTACACCCAGCGCGGCGACCGGCTCTACGCCCACCTCTTCGCGTGGCCGTTCGAGAACCTGCACCTGCCAGGCCTCGCGGGCAAGGTCGAGTACGCCCAGCTGTTGAACGACGCGTCAGAGCTCGGCATGAGGGTGATCGATCCATCGCTCCGAGCGCAGAACACGGGCATCGGCGGTCAGCCGGAGGGAACCCTGACCATCACGCTGCCGGTGATGCGACCAGCCGTGATCGTGCCCGTCGTCGAGCTCTTCCTCCGCGACTGA
- a CDS encoding isoprenyl transferase encodes MTPKPYTHKDAVEYRPVDWTGIYPPELPSSAVPGHVALVMDGNGRWANRQGLTRIEGHKAGEAVLLDVVAGAIQIGVKHLSVYAFSTENWRRSPDEVRFLMGFNRDVLHRRRDQLNEWGVRVRWAGRKPRLWTSVIKELQFAERLTAGNDVLTLTMCVNYGGRNELADAVRDIAAEVAAGRLRPSAVTEKTIQRHLYLPDLPDVDLFVRSSGEQRTSNFMLWQSAYAEMVFLDTLWPDFSRTDLWRAITLYASRNRRFGGAVDAPGDDDV; translated from the coding sequence ATGACCCCGAAGCCGTACACGCACAAGGACGCCGTCGAGTATCGTCCCGTCGACTGGACGGGGATCTACCCGCCCGAGCTGCCGTCATCCGCCGTGCCGGGCCACGTCGCACTCGTCATGGACGGGAACGGCCGCTGGGCCAACCGTCAGGGGCTGACGCGCATCGAGGGGCACAAGGCGGGGGAGGCCGTGCTGCTCGATGTGGTCGCAGGAGCGATCCAGATCGGCGTGAAGCACCTCAGCGTGTACGCGTTCTCCACCGAGAATTGGCGGCGATCGCCCGATGAGGTGCGATTCCTCATGGGGTTCAACAGAGACGTGCTGCACCGCAGACGTGACCAGTTGAACGAATGGGGGGTGCGCGTCAGGTGGGCAGGTCGGAAGCCCCGGCTGTGGACATCCGTCATCAAGGAGCTGCAGTTCGCGGAACGACTTACGGCCGGCAACGACGTGCTCACGCTGACGATGTGCGTCAACTACGGAGGACGCAACGAGCTGGCGGATGCCGTGCGGGACATCGCCGCGGAGGTGGCGGCCGGCAGGCTGCGGCCGTCGGCCGTCACGGAGAAGACCATCCAGCGGCACCTCTACCTGCCGGACCTTCCCGACGTGGATCTCTTCGTGCGCAGTTCCGGGGAGCAGCGCACCAGCAATTTCATGCTCTGGCAGAGCGCCTACGCGGAGATGGTGTTCCTCGACACCCTGTGGCCGGACTTCTCCCGCACGGATCTGTGGCGGGCGATCACTTTGTACGCGTCCCGCAACCGTCGCTTCGGCGGTGCGGTGGACGCGCCAGGGGACGATGACGTCTGA
- the recO gene encoding DNA repair protein RecO, which produces MPVYRDEAVVLRTHKLGEADRIVTLLTRGHGKVRAVAKGVRRTASKFGARLEPFMVADVQLYEGRSLDIVTQAESLGAYGAPIAMDYASFTSANAMVETADRLTEAEGSPQQYLLLIGALRSLSRNEHEASLTLDSYLLRALSIAGWAPSFDTCSRCGTVGEHSAIVVQLGGVVCADCAPPGAPRVGREVIELLSALLRGDWAAAEATDAATRDKASGIVAAYTQWHLERGLRSLPYVSRESSQQTGASA; this is translated from the coding sequence GTGCCCGTTTACCGTGATGAAGCCGTCGTGCTGCGCACCCACAAGCTGGGCGAAGCCGACCGGATCGTCACGCTGCTGACCCGTGGACACGGCAAGGTGCGTGCCGTCGCGAAAGGCGTACGGCGCACCGCCTCGAAGTTCGGCGCACGGCTGGAACCGTTCATGGTGGCAGACGTGCAGCTGTACGAGGGTCGCAGCCTCGACATCGTGACGCAGGCGGAATCCCTTGGCGCCTACGGGGCGCCGATCGCGATGGACTACGCGAGCTTCACGTCCGCCAACGCCATGGTCGAGACTGCAGACAGGCTCACGGAGGCCGAGGGATCCCCTCAGCAATATCTGCTGTTGATCGGCGCGCTGCGATCGTTGTCACGGAACGAGCACGAGGCATCCCTCACCCTCGACTCGTACCTGCTGCGCGCGCTGTCCATCGCAGGATGGGCGCCCAGCTTCGACACCTGCTCGCGGTGCGGGACGGTCGGCGAGCACTCCGCCATCGTCGTGCAGCTCGGCGGAGTCGTGTGCGCCGATTGTGCGCCGCCCGGCGCGCCACGTGTCGGACGCGAGGTGATCGAACTGCTCTCCGCGCTCCTACGTGGAGACTGGGCGGCAGCGGAGGCCACGGATGCCGCCACCCGCGACAAGGCGAGTGGCATCGTCGCCGCCTACACCCAGTGGCACCTCGAGCGAGGCCTGCGGTCCCTGCCGTACGTGTCGCGCGAATCTTCCCAGCAGACCGGAGCCAGTGCATGA
- a CDS encoding TRIC cation channel family protein, protein MTSTFSLPLWAELVAVAVGSVQGAAYASGFRDRRIDLLGVAIIGAVTGLGGGALRDILLATGLVALQTNWYLPVAVLSALAGMLLARLFHRIDWTITILDALTIGLFGAIGATKALSMGLPGVPAVFVGVVSAVGGSILRDILLGTPIGVMHVGSLYAVAAGAGTTVLVVGVELGLPIAPASIACTVVTMAVRLLAVRFGWSLPEQRTLSLRRPRISFARLGRRGPDARTASPRTGSIPTYREVKRTDDTEPPESGPAPF, encoded by the coding sequence ATGACCTCGACGTTCAGTCTCCCGCTGTGGGCGGAGCTCGTCGCGGTCGCCGTCGGCAGTGTGCAGGGGGCGGCCTATGCATCCGGATTCCGCGACCGTCGCATCGACCTGCTCGGCGTCGCCATCATCGGGGCCGTCACGGGACTCGGCGGTGGCGCGCTCCGCGACATCCTGCTCGCCACCGGGCTGGTGGCGCTGCAGACCAACTGGTACCTGCCGGTCGCGGTGCTCTCCGCCCTGGCCGGGATGCTCCTGGCACGACTGTTCCACCGCATCGACTGGACGATCACCATCCTCGACGCACTCACGATCGGACTCTTCGGCGCGATCGGCGCCACCAAGGCGCTCTCGATGGGGCTGCCGGGCGTGCCCGCCGTCTTCGTGGGCGTGGTCTCCGCTGTCGGTGGGTCGATCTTGCGCGACATCCTGCTCGGCACGCCGATCGGCGTCATGCACGTCGGATCTCTCTACGCTGTGGCCGCGGGAGCCGGGACCACCGTACTCGTCGTCGGCGTCGAGCTCGGCCTTCCGATCGCACCCGCGTCGATCGCCTGCACCGTCGTCACGATGGCCGTGCGACTGCTCGCAGTGCGGTTCGGATGGAGCCTGCCGGAGCAGCGCACGCTCTCCCTTCGGCGGCCGCGCATCAGCTTCGCACGTCTCGGCCGCAGAGGGCCGGATGCCCGCACCGCTTCCCCGCGCACTGGCAGCATCCCCACCTACCGCGAGGTGAAGCGCACGGACGACACCGAGCCCCCCGAGTCGGGTCCCGCCCCGTTCTGA
- a CDS encoding aminoglycoside 3'-phosphotransferase: MTGESVPADVVPDSGTPAGSHDVRAFSGTPDASFAVPEPLTRRFGDDIDEVTWVNEVGGVTVRARVGDDIVFAKWAPPNSELDLEAEAERLAWAATFVRVPIVLDFRVDDDGEVLVTRGLSGANAVTERWRADPERAVRALGSGLRAFHDAVPVEGCPYSWSVSDRIARSRSEGIAERVAALDVLGPAPSIDRLVVCHADACAPNTLLADDGTVAGYVDLGRLGVADRWADIAIGAWSTEWNYGPGYTDLYYESYGVRPDAERIAFYRALWDAT; the protein is encoded by the coding sequence ATGACGGGGGAATCGGTTCCCGCCGACGTCGTCCCGGACTCGGGGACGCCTGCGGGGTCGCACGACGTGCGCGCGTTCTCCGGCACGCCTGACGCGTCGTTCGCCGTCCCCGAACCGCTCACGAGGCGGTTCGGGGACGACATCGATGAGGTCACGTGGGTCAACGAGGTGGGCGGCGTCACGGTGCGGGCGCGCGTTGGCGACGACATCGTCTTCGCCAAGTGGGCGCCTCCGAACAGTGAGCTCGATCTCGAGGCGGAGGCCGAGCGCCTTGCCTGGGCGGCCACATTCGTCCGGGTGCCGATCGTCCTCGATTTTCGCGTCGACGATGACGGCGAGGTGCTCGTGACGCGAGGGCTTTCCGGAGCGAACGCCGTGACCGAGCGCTGGCGAGCAGATCCGGAGCGCGCGGTGCGTGCGCTGGGCAGTGGTCTCCGCGCGTTCCACGACGCGGTTCCTGTCGAGGGATGCCCGTACTCGTGGTCCGTCTCCGACCGCATCGCGCGCAGCAGATCCGAAGGCATCGCGGAGCGCGTCGCCGCGCTCGACGTGCTGGGACCCGCGCCGTCCATCGACCGGCTCGTCGTGTGCCACGCGGATGCCTGTGCCCCGAACACGTTACTGGCCGACGACGGCACGGTGGCCGGCTACGTCGACCTGGGGCGTCTCGGCGTCGCGGATCGCTGGGCGGACATCGCGATCGGCGCTTGGAGCACCGAGTGGAACTACGGCCCCGGCTACACGGACCTGTACTACGAGTCGTACGGCGTGCGTCCCGACGCGGAGCGAATCGCGTTCTACCGCGCTCTCTGGGACGCCACCTGA
- the leuA gene encoding 2-isopropylmalate synthase translates to MKNTQQPSSMPIHRYRPFHEQIRVDLPDRTWPDARISKAPRWCAVDLRDGNQALIDPMSPERKRIMFDLLVRMGYKEIEVGFPSASQTDFDFVRSLIETGAIPDDVTIQVLTQARDHLIERTYEAIKGSKQAIVHLYNSTSVLQREVVFRTDQQGIVDIALHGARKCVEMESSVPGTTVYYEYSPESYTGTELEFAADICNQVLEIFAPTPERNVIINLPATVEMATPNVYADSIEWMSRHLNHRENVILSLHPHNDRGTAIAAAELGYMAGADRIEGCLFGNGERTGNVDIVALGVNLFTQGIDPQIDFSDIDGIKRTVEYCNQLPVNERHPWAGDLVFTAFSGSHQDAIKKGFEAMAARASDEGAEIDEIVWAVPYLPVDPKDLGRSYEAVIRVNSQSGKGGVAYLLKTDHSLDLPRKLQIEFSGVVQAKTDAEGGEVTSDALWAIFTDEYLPNVEQTEKWGRFEVQSTATTKDADGTVNLRVQLRDGDGVQWAEAGGNGPINAFLTLLADRGIDVSLYDYVEHTMSEGGDAQAASYVELQVGDQRLWGVGIDADTVAASLKAIVSAVNRAVRVGGVGSRQLASV, encoded by the coding sequence ATGAAGAACACCCAGCAGCCGTCGTCGATGCCGATCCACCGGTACCGACCGTTCCACGAGCAGATCCGCGTCGACCTGCCGGACCGCACGTGGCCAGACGCCCGCATCTCCAAGGCGCCGCGCTGGTGCGCCGTCGACCTGCGCGACGGCAACCAGGCGTTGATCGATCCGATGAGCCCCGAGCGCAAGCGCATCATGTTCGATCTGCTCGTGCGCATGGGCTACAAGGAGATCGAGGTCGGCTTCCCGAGCGCTAGCCAGACCGATTTCGACTTCGTCCGCAGCCTGATCGAGACGGGCGCCATTCCCGACGACGTCACCATCCAGGTACTGACGCAGGCGAGGGACCACCTCATCGAGCGCACCTACGAGGCCATCAAGGGCTCCAAGCAGGCGATCGTGCACCTCTACAACTCCACGAGCGTTCTGCAGCGTGAAGTGGTGTTCCGCACCGACCAGCAGGGCATCGTCGACATCGCGCTGCACGGCGCTCGCAAGTGCGTCGAGATGGAATCCAGCGTTCCCGGCACGACGGTCTACTACGAGTACTCGCCGGAGAGCTACACGGGAACCGAGCTGGAGTTCGCGGCCGACATCTGCAACCAGGTGCTCGAGATCTTCGCTCCGACGCCCGAGCGCAACGTCATCATCAATCTGCCGGCAACAGTCGAGATGGCCACCCCGAACGTGTACGCCGACTCAATCGAGTGGATGTCCCGCCACCTGAACCACCGCGAGAACGTCATCCTGTCCCTGCACCCACACAACGACCGCGGCACCGCGATCGCCGCCGCGGAGCTCGGTTACATGGCGGGTGCCGACCGCATCGAGGGATGCCTGTTCGGCAACGGAGAGCGCACCGGCAACGTCGACATCGTCGCGCTCGGTGTCAACCTGTTCACGCAGGGCATCGACCCGCAGATCGACTTCAGCGACATCGACGGCATCAAGCGCACCGTCGAGTACTGCAACCAGTTGCCTGTGAACGAGCGTCACCCGTGGGCCGGGGATCTCGTGTTCACGGCATTCAGCGGATCCCACCAGGACGCCATCAAGAAGGGCTTCGAGGCCATGGCGGCGCGGGCGAGCGACGAGGGGGCGGAGATCGACGAGATCGTGTGGGCCGTTCCGTACCTGCCCGTCGACCCCAAGGATCTCGGCCGGAGCTACGAGGCGGTCATCCGCGTCAACTCCCAGTCCGGCAAGGGCGGCGTCGCCTACCTGCTGAAGACCGACCACTCGCTCGACCTGCCTCGCAAGCTGCAGATCGAGTTCTCCGGTGTGGTGCAGGCGAAGACGGATGCCGAGGGCGGCGAGGTCACGAGCGATGCGCTCTGGGCGATCTTCACCGACGAGTACCTGCCGAACGTCGAGCAGACCGAGAAGTGGGGCCGCTTCGAGGTGCAGTCCACTGCGACCACGAAGGATGCGGACGGCACGGTCAACCTGCGCGTCCAGCTCCGCGACGGCGACGGCGTGCAGTGGGCAGAGGCCGGTGGCAACGGTCCGATCAATGCGTTCCTCACGCTGCTCGCTGACCGTGGCATCGACGTGTCCCTTTACGACTACGTCGAGCACACGATGTCGGAGGGCGGCGACGCCCAGGCCGCGTCGTACGTCGAGCTGCAGGTCGGAGACCAGCGGCTGTGGGGCGTCGGGATCGACGCCGACACGGTCGCGGCATCACTGAAGGCCATCGTGTCTGCCGTCAATCGCGCCGTGCGCGTCGGCGGTGTCGGCTCCCGCCAGCTCGCTTCCGTCTGA